One window from the genome of Mucilaginibacter ginsenosidivorans encodes:
- a CDS encoding radical SAM protein → MAVSLRHTYQRYKTLRTHRISALPIVILMPHSACNCRCVMCDIWKDNKNLQQLTEQDVVGLLLSLVELGTKQVVMSGGEALLNQNFFRLCEMLNNVGIKVSLLTTGLTIKHHAELLLKWVNDIIVSLDGDQQLHDAIRNIPGAFQKLKDGVQCIHKLDPNYKITARTVIHRLNFWNWLSVIHEAKAMGLDQISFLPADVSSHAFNRQMAWEEPRQHEILLSEKELPELQSVINKMLKENSVDFDTGFIAESREKIQQIYEYYAAFYGLSPFPHKRCNAPWVSTVIEADGAVRPCFFHDPLGNIRQDSLTHILNSENAVHFRKTLDMSKNETCVKCVCSLNLPPRMNPVV, encoded by the coding sequence ATGGCGGTATCTCTTCGTCACACCTATCAACGGTACAAAACCCTGCGTACGCACCGCATTTCGGCGCTGCCTATTGTCATCCTGATGCCGCATAGTGCGTGCAATTGCCGTTGTGTGATGTGCGACATCTGGAAGGATAACAAAAACCTGCAGCAGCTTACCGAGCAGGACGTCGTAGGGTTACTTTTGTCGCTGGTAGAGTTAGGGACAAAGCAGGTGGTAATGTCGGGTGGCGAGGCGCTGCTTAATCAGAACTTTTTCAGGCTGTGCGAAATGCTGAATAATGTAGGTATAAAGGTATCGTTGCTCACCACCGGTCTGACAATAAAACATCATGCGGAACTATTGCTTAAATGGGTGAACGATATCATCGTGTCACTTGACGGCGACCAGCAATTACACGATGCCATTCGAAATATACCGGGCGCTTTTCAAAAATTAAAGGATGGCGTACAATGCATTCATAAACTGGATCCTAACTATAAAATTACTGCGCGGACGGTGATACACCGCCTCAATTTTTGGAACTGGCTTTCTGTGATTCATGAGGCAAAGGCGATGGGCCTGGATCAGATCAGCTTTTTGCCTGCCGATGTAAGCAGCCACGCCTTTAACCGGCAGATGGCATGGGAAGAGCCGCGGCAGCACGAGATATTGTTATCGGAAAAGGAATTGCCGGAACTGCAAAGCGTGATAAACAAAATGCTGAAGGAAAACAGTGTGGATTTTGATACCGGTTTTATTGCTGAATCGCGGGAGAAGATACAGCAGATATATGAGTACTACGCTGCCTTTTACGGGCTGAGTCCTTTTCCGCATAAACGCTGCAACGCCCCCTGGGTTTCAACTGTGATCGAAGCCGACGGTGCGGTGCGCCCGTGTTTCTTTCATGATCCCCTCGGTAACATCAGGCAAGACTCGCTTACCCATATTCTTAACAGCGAAAACGCAGTGCATTTCCGCAAAACCCTTGACATGAGTAAGAACGAAACATGTGTAAAGTGCGTTTGTTCGCTTAACCTGCCGCCGCGAATGAATCCTGTTGTTTAA
- a CDS encoding GNAT family protein: MSDNNKARDYTIERLNKSNLPDLDLLHRAIYRKNHAPGYYEKKYDTAYTGVQHVGYIAYDMQHAPISFYGVVPCFIRYNNELHLAAQSADTMTHPRYSFKNLFVQLANLTFDLCREEGIVLVFGFPNQNSLHAFLVKLKLQMTEMMDCYVIPVSLIPVEKLVKKIPFTRRLYKDHEMRVLKPYLAEANGVENSVIKNGFAGVNRNAHFLKYKAYHPTHVIKIGNALLWIKIRNGLIIGDISCDPAEFDSMMDELHRLAFRLGVQRIVFHTSHQTQLASLFAGRYEAIPSYYVLFKDMGSHIPLEKIKFTYADIDIF; the protein is encoded by the coding sequence ATGAGCGATAACAACAAGGCACGGGATTATACTATTGAGAGGCTTAACAAAAGCAATTTGCCCGACCTTGACCTGTTACACAGGGCCATCTACCGGAAAAACCATGCCCCCGGGTATTATGAAAAAAAATATGATACTGCCTACACAGGTGTTCAGCATGTAGGGTATATCGCTTATGATATGCAACATGCTCCTATCTCTTTTTACGGCGTGGTCCCTTGTTTTATACGTTACAATAACGAGCTGCATCTGGCCGCCCAATCAGCCGATACAATGACGCACCCCAGGTACAGCTTCAAAAACCTGTTTGTGCAACTGGCTAATTTAACCTTCGACCTATGCCGCGAGGAAGGTATAGTACTTGTATTCGGTTTCCCAAATCAAAACTCACTCCATGCATTCCTGGTCAAACTTAAGCTGCAAATGACCGAAATGATGGATTGCTATGTTATCCCGGTGAGCCTGATTCCGGTAGAAAAACTGGTAAAAAAAATACCTTTCACCCGCCGACTTTACAAAGACCATGAGATGCGCGTATTGAAACCTTACCTGGCAGAGGCGAACGGGGTCGAAAATTCGGTCATCAAAAATGGGTTTGCAGGGGTAAACCGCAATGCCCATTTTTTAAAATACAAAGCCTATCATCCAACACACGTAATTAAAATTGGGAATGCCTTGCTATGGATAAAAATACGCAACGGGCTCATTATCGGCGATATCAGCTGCGATCCCGCTGAATTCGACAGCATGATGGATGAACTGCACAGGCTCGCTTTCCGGCTCGGCGTGCAACGCATCGTGTTTCATACGAGCCACCAGACGCAACTGGCGTCATTATTTGCCGGACGTTATGAAGCTATACCCTCGTACTATGTTTTATTTAAAGATATGGGCTCGCACATACCGCTCGAAAAAATAAAGTTCACCTACGCTGACATAGATATTTTCTAA
- a CDS encoding class I SAM-dependent methyltransferase has product MIAKAPIANKTDFEELYLAVRKAEKRIYTDDQLRALPDIGPLHVHAGEWSLRKRSSLRLINYLRRKSRSLRILEVGCGNGWLSAKMAEIPGVDVIGLDINQLEINQANRVFIKDNLEFVYDVFNEDTFPDIKFDVIVFAASLQYFPSVRSVLDLALSLLNENGEVHIMDTHFYKPDEIERANVRSYNYYNALGFSGMAEHYFHHSMEELSGMRHHILLNPNSLMRLLDKRGPFHWITVNR; this is encoded by the coding sequence ATGATAGCCAAAGCGCCAATAGCTAATAAAACCGATTTCGAAGAACTTTACCTTGCTGTAAGGAAGGCCGAGAAAAGAATATATACCGACGATCAGCTTAGGGCACTGCCCGATATCGGCCCATTGCACGTACACGCAGGGGAATGGAGCCTTCGCAAACGTTCGTCGCTCAGGCTGATCAATTACCTGCGCCGGAAAAGCCGTTCGTTACGGATATTGGAAGTAGGCTGCGGTAATGGGTGGCTTTCGGCTAAAATGGCCGAAATTCCCGGTGTAGACGTTATCGGGCTCGACATTAACCAGCTCGAGATCAACCAGGCAAACAGGGTGTTTATTAAAGATAACCTCGAGTTTGTTTACGACGTTTTTAACGAGGATACTTTCCCGGACATTAAGTTTGACGTGATCGTGTTTGCCGCCTCCTTACAGTATTTTCCATCGGTGAGATCCGTATTGGACCTGGCGCTTTCATTGCTTAATGAAAATGGCGAGGTGCATATTATGGATACGCACTTTTATAAACCCGACGAAATTGAACGTGCCAATGTGCGCAGTTACAACTATTACAACGCATTAGGTTTCTCCGGAATGGCGGAGCACTATTTTCATCACTCCATGGAAGAACTTTCCGGCATGCGGCACCATATTTTGCTGAACCCGAACAGCCTGATGCGATTGCTGGATAAACGCGGGCCGTTTCACTGGATCACCGTAAATCGTTAA
- a CDS encoding B12-binding domain-containing radical SAM protein, translating into MGVVPIMEPQSTILFSHSYFLRFDPKQWSLGQPYPPLGTLYAAALMRQNGYKVSLFDVMFADGPGEVIAALDQHQPGLFVVYDDGFNYLTKMCLTNMREAAFGMCKVARSRGCKVIVCSSDSTDRYEKYLNEGADFVILGEGEHTLLELAEALKTGTTDFSQVMGLAYMYNGCVVKTPPRPVLKELDTLPFPAWDLVNIEQYRQSWLKHVGYFSLNMSTTRGCPFKCNWCAKPIYGNRYNSRSPQNVVEEIKMLKNRFDMDHIWFCDDIFGLKPGWVLAFAGLMEKEKIGIRFKVQSRADLLLEEDLVRALAASGCENVWIGAESGSQKILDAMDKGITVQQIFTATRLMKNAGIKPSFFIQFGYPGEMKEDIGKTIDMINALLPFEIGISVSYPLPGTAFYERVKEELRTKTNWTDSDEMALMFRNTFPPTFYKQLHRYVHQNYHQHLARNSAVQLLKDPLSIDIKSIRKALSVFYHAPATLVEKFKLNRLEKALG; encoded by the coding sequence ATGGGCGTAGTGCCTATAATGGAGCCGCAAAGCACGATACTGTTCTCGCATTCCTATTTCCTGCGCTTCGATCCGAAACAGTGGTCGCTGGGGCAACCATACCCGCCGCTGGGTACCCTTTATGCCGCGGCTTTGATGCGTCAAAACGGTTATAAGGTTTCCCTGTTCGATGTGATGTTTGCTGACGGCCCCGGGGAGGTTATAGCCGCGCTCGACCAGCATCAGCCAGGTTTGTTCGTGGTATACGATGACGGCTTTAATTACCTAACCAAAATGTGCCTCACCAACATGCGCGAAGCAGCATTTGGTATGTGCAAAGTGGCAAGATCGCGTGGTTGTAAGGTAATTGTGTGCAGCTCAGATTCTACCGACCGTTATGAAAAATATTTAAATGAAGGGGCAGATTTTGTCATTCTCGGTGAGGGGGAGCATACTTTACTGGAGCTTGCGGAAGCTCTGAAAACCGGAACAACCGATTTTTCGCAAGTAATGGGCCTGGCTTATATGTATAACGGTTGTGTTGTTAAAACCCCTCCGCGCCCTGTTTTGAAAGAACTCGATACCTTGCCTTTCCCTGCCTGGGACCTGGTGAACATAGAGCAATACCGCCAAAGCTGGTTAAAACATGTGGGATATTTTTCGCTGAATATGAGTACCACGCGGGGCTGCCCGTTCAAATGTAACTGGTGCGCAAAACCCATTTACGGCAATCGTTATAACTCACGCAGCCCGCAGAATGTGGTTGAAGAGATCAAAATGCTGAAAAATAGGTTTGATATGGATCACATCTGGTTTTGCGATGATATTTTCGGCCTTAAACCCGGCTGGGTATTAGCGTTTGCCGGGTTGATGGAAAAGGAAAAGATCGGTATCAGGTTCAAAGTACAATCGCGTGCCGATCTGTTACTGGAGGAGGATTTAGTGCGGGCGCTGGCGGCCTCAGGTTGCGAAAATGTATGGATAGGCGCCGAAAGCGGCTCGCAAAAAATACTGGATGCCATGGACAAGGGTATCACGGTTCAGCAAATATTTACTGCCACCAGGTTGATGAAGAATGCCGGCATCAAGCCCTCGTTTTTTATCCAGTTTGGGTACCCCGGCGAGATGAAGGAGGACATCGGCAAAACCATCGACATGATAAACGCATTGCTGCCTTTCGAGATCGGCATTTCGGTTTCATACCCCTTGCCCGGTACGGCGTTTTACGAACGGGTAAAGGAAGAGCTTAGAACCAAAACTAACTGGACCGACTCGGACGAGATGGCTTTGATGTTCCGTAATACCTTTCCGCCTACTTTTTATAAGCAACTGCATCGTTACGTGCACCAGAATTATCATCAGCACCTGGCCCGCAACAGTGCAGTACAGCTGTTAAAAGATCCGTTAAGTATTGATATCAAAAGCATCAGGAAAGCGCTGTCCGTATTTTATCACGCGCCAGCCACCCTGGTAGAAAAATTCAAACTAAACCGGCTGGAGAAGGCACTTGGATGA
- a CDS encoding class I SAM-dependent methyltransferase encodes MIPAIKNYISRRILKRSIPEKGSADAYDLWSANYDRQPGNLMLDLDEILFSKLLTSIDLENKNVADIGCGTGRHWNKILAKNPALLTGFDVSEGMLARLREKYPTAYAYKIRDDLFEGTRNAPFDVILSTLTVAHIENLERALENWCNILKADAEIIITDFHPKMLAFGGKRTFKYQNKSLAVRNYVYPVETIKHVLQSNGFRIVKEEEFKIDETTRSYYAEQNALPVYEQFKGFPVIYGVYLKRGNDPE; translated from the coding sequence TTGATCCCCGCAATTAAAAACTATATCAGCCGGCGCATTTTAAAGCGTAGTATCCCGGAGAAGGGTTCGGCAGATGCTTACGATCTGTGGTCGGCAAATTACGACAGGCAGCCGGGCAACCTGATGCTTGATCTCGATGAGATACTTTTCAGTAAACTTTTAACGTCAATTGACCTTGAAAATAAGAATGTCGCGGACATTGGTTGCGGTACCGGAAGGCACTGGAACAAAATATTAGCCAAAAACCCGGCCCTGCTCACCGGGTTCGATGTATCTGAAGGCATGTTGGCCAGGCTGAGGGAAAAATACCCGACAGCTTATGCATACAAGATCAGGGACGACCTGTTCGAGGGCACGCGCAATGCGCCGTTCGATGTTATTCTGTCCACCCTTACAGTAGCGCATATCGAGAACCTGGAACGGGCCCTGGAAAACTGGTGTAATATACTAAAGGCCGATGCGGAGATTATAATCACAGATTTTCATCCAAAAATGCTTGCTTTTGGCGGCAAAAGGACATTTAAATATCAAAATAAGAGCCTTGCTGTACGCAACTATGTATACCCGGTAGAAACCATAAAGCATGTTTTGCAGAGCAATGGTTTTAGAATAGTGAAGGAAGAAGAATTCAAAATTGATGAAACGACGCGGAGCTATTACGCCGAACAAAATGCGCTGCCCGTTTACGAGCAATTTAAAGGGTTCCCGGTGATCTATGGCGTTTACTTGAAACGGGGTAATGATCCTGAATAA
- a CDS encoding O-antigen ligase family protein translates to MKELLLPGGSLANRISYYHLALLLLSLPFDRFYSHLILGSFGIHTLIHFDRRKLKPLFTWRTMVLQSVFFVTVVSTIYATDKISALREWELDVTIFLIPFLFCINPIDLNKHGSRLLLIFSSGIAATIVYLYISAVIALRFYGLPLSLIFSPAFTNHNFSQQINIHATFFSLQVALALVFMLSLFIKEKIRYNKIFCGFVSLVLLAGIIQLGSKSVFAALFLTINVALPLFLLTGKARKRFILISASLTALLIGVICSSGIFRERYLIELRTDFSGSKNDIDVEPRVLRWGAAVDLIKQAPVIGHGAGSEIPLLKEKYFERKYYTSYLNGLNAHDQYLSLLIKSGIWGLLAYLTTLIFGFRLAIKIKDIMLFSLMTLVAVVSVSENILDMDKGVIFYSLFFTFLVFRSTQQKNLILAVKKHENPEKVATNHALVTSSV, encoded by the coding sequence GTGAAAGAATTACTGCTGCCCGGGGGTAGCCTGGCAAACAGGATAAGCTATTACCACTTAGCGCTTTTGTTACTCAGCCTGCCATTTGACCGGTTTTATAGTCATTTGATACTGGGCAGCTTTGGCATACATACACTGATCCATTTTGACAGGCGTAAACTAAAACCGTTATTTACCTGGCGGACAATGGTTTTGCAGTCGGTCTTTTTTGTGACGGTTGTAAGCACGATTTACGCGACAGACAAAATTTCGGCCCTAAGGGAGTGGGAGCTTGATGTAACCATCTTTCTGATACCCTTCCTGTTTTGCATCAATCCGATCGATCTGAACAAACATGGGTCTCGCTTATTGCTTATTTTTTCATCGGGCATCGCGGCCACTATTGTTTACCTTTATATCAGTGCCGTTATTGCGCTACGGTTTTACGGACTACCCTTGTCGCTCATCTTTTCGCCGGCATTTACCAATCATAATTTTTCACAACAGATCAATATACACGCCACGTTCTTTTCATTGCAAGTAGCCCTTGCGCTGGTATTTATGCTGTCGCTGTTTATCAAAGAAAAGATTCGCTACAACAAAATATTTTGCGGCTTTGTCTCGCTCGTATTACTTGCTGGGATCATTCAATTGGGCTCAAAATCGGTATTTGCTGCTTTGTTCCTCACTATAAACGTTGCCTTGCCGCTGTTTCTTTTAACGGGCAAAGCCAGGAAACGATTCATCTTAATCTCGGCATCGCTGACAGCGCTGCTTATTGGCGTTATATGCAGTTCAGGTATCTTCAGAGAGCGCTATTTGATAGAGCTCCGGACAGATTTCTCAGGCTCAAAAAACGACATTGATGTAGAGCCCCGGGTTTTAAGATGGGGCGCCGCAGTTGACCTGATCAAACAGGCTCCGGTCATAGGGCATGGGGCAGGGTCGGAAATACCTTTGCTGAAGGAAAAATATTTTGAACGGAAATATTATACCTCGTACCTGAACGGACTGAATGCCCACGATCAATACTTAAGCCTGTTGATCAAATCGGGGATATGGGGACTGCTTGCTTATCTTACCACCTTGATCTTTGGGTTCAGGCTTGCCATCAAAATAAAGGATATTATGCTGTTTAGTTTGATGACGCTGGTAGCTGTTGTATCCGTTTCGGAAAACATACTGGACATGGATAAGGGGGTAATATTTTACAGCCTTTTCTTTACATTCCTGGTATTCAGGTCCACACAACAGAAAAATTTGATTTTAGCTGTAAAAAAGCACGAAAATCCCGAAAAGGTGGCAACCAATCACGCACTTGTCACGTCATCAGTATAG
- a CDS encoding class I SAM-dependent methyltransferase, protein MSSAVDYINERKAAEAFSGQSAVFDEIYGDDTIIAYKRERVRRHVLKRLKPGGSILELNCGTGEDAVFFAGKGHKVHATDISAGMLYQLVQKVGKHKMNKKITFELCSYNNLPELKNKGPFDLIFSNFAGLNCTGELDKVLAFLPQLLNPGGMITFVVLPKFCLWETLLIFKGKLRTAFRRFFSRRGRKARVEGTFFKCWYYNPSYITQKLKNEFDLAGLEGLCTIVPPSYIEGFAEKHPKAFRFLKKWENRLKTKWPWRVIGDYYIVSLRKK, encoded by the coding sequence ATGAGCTCGGCTGTGGACTATATTAACGAAAGGAAAGCCGCCGAAGCATTTAGCGGCCAGTCTGCGGTGTTCGACGAAATTTATGGCGACGATACTATCATCGCTTATAAAAGAGAGCGCGTTCGCCGTCATGTATTAAAACGTCTAAAGCCCGGCGGGTCTATCCTCGAGCTGAATTGCGGTACCGGGGAGGATGCCGTCTTTTTTGCGGGCAAGGGGCATAAAGTACACGCAACAGATATTTCTGCAGGTATGCTTTACCAACTGGTACAAAAGGTGGGCAAACATAAAATGAACAAAAAGATCACTTTCGAACTTTGTTCCTATAATAATCTGCCTGAATTAAAAAACAAAGGACCTTTCGACCTTATATTCTCCAATTTCGCCGGACTTAACTGCACCGGAGAGCTTGACAAAGTGCTGGCGTTTTTACCGCAATTGCTTAATCCTGGCGGAATGATAACGTTTGTTGTTCTCCCCAAATTTTGCCTGTGGGAAACCTTGTTGATATTTAAGGGAAAGCTGCGTACAGCTTTCCGGCGATTCTTCAGCCGGCGCGGCCGAAAAGCGAGGGTGGAAGGAACGTTTTTCAAATGCTGGTATTACAACCCGTCTTACATTACCCAAAAATTGAAAAATGAATTCGATCTTGCTGGACTGGAAGGACTGTGCACCATTGTCCCGCCATCGTATATCGAAGGTTTCGCCGAGAAACACCCCAAAGCTTTCCGGTTCCTTAAAAAATGGGAAAACAGGCTGAAAACCAAATGGCCCTGGAGAGTGATCGGCGACTATTATATTGTTTCGCTAAGGAAGAAATAA
- a CDS encoding amidohydrolase family protein, with protein MILNNLKMAITGAPVNIRVAGGCIANVWASPPDHVPGEFNLEFKNAIVFPGLINSHDHLDFNLFPALGDRTYKNYTEWGRYIHKNYPDKIGRIMRVPTVLREQWGVYKNLLNGITTVVNHGKKVKKNEGPITVFENCQCIHSVRFEKKWWLQLNNPLKKNVPVAIHTGEGIDEASAREIDKLISRNMLKRDIIGIHGVAMNEDQAQWLKALVWCPESNYFLLGKTAPVGRLKENVPIVFGTDSTLTGDWNLWEHIRRARATKQLTDIELFETLTINPANTWKLKTGEIAEGKDADIVVAKEKKSAPASDAFFGLNPEDILMVVHKGHIVLFDEDIYPQLKSIDLDNYGRVYIKAACKYVSGNLPQLMHRISEFYRGVNFPVI; from the coding sequence ATGATCCTGAATAATTTAAAAATGGCAATTACTGGCGCCCCGGTAAATATCAGGGTTGCCGGGGGCTGCATCGCAAATGTCTGGGCCTCCCCGCCGGATCACGTACCGGGGGAGTTTAACCTGGAATTTAAAAACGCGATCGTTTTTCCGGGATTGATCAATTCGCACGATCACCTGGACTTTAACCTGTTCCCTGCACTTGGCGACCGGACTTACAAAAACTATACGGAATGGGGCCGGTACATTCATAAAAATTACCCGGATAAGATCGGCCGTATCATGAGGGTGCCAACGGTATTGCGCGAACAATGGGGCGTGTATAAAAACCTGCTGAACGGTATTACCACTGTAGTGAATCATGGTAAAAAGGTAAAAAAAAATGAAGGTCCTATCACCGTCTTTGAGAATTGCCAGTGTATACATTCCGTCCGGTTCGAAAAAAAGTGGTGGCTTCAATTAAACAACCCGCTCAAAAAGAATGTGCCGGTAGCGATTCATACCGGTGAAGGTATCGATGAGGCATCGGCCAGGGAGATCGATAAGCTGATCAGCCGCAATATGCTAAAAAGGGACATTATTGGCATCCACGGCGTTGCGATGAACGAGGACCAGGCGCAATGGTTAAAGGCGCTGGTTTGGTGCCCGGAGTCCAATTATTTTTTACTTGGTAAAACAGCGCCAGTGGGCCGATTGAAGGAGAATGTACCTATTGTGTTCGGAACTGATTCTACTTTAACGGGTGACTGGAACTTGTGGGAGCATATCCGCAGGGCAAGGGCCACCAAACAATTAACAGACATTGAATTGTTTGAAACACTCACTATAAACCCTGCAAATACATGGAAGCTAAAAACCGGGGAAATAGCGGAAGGAAAGGATGCGGATATCGTTGTCGCAAAAGAAAAAAAAAGCGCACCGGCAAGTGATGCATTCTTCGGGCTTAACCCGGAAGATATATTGATGGTTGTACACAAAGGACATATTGTACTGTTTGACGAGGACATCTATCCCCAGCTGAAAAGTATTGACCTCGACAATTACGGCCGCGTGTATATTAAAGCTGCTTGCAAATATGTTTCGGGCAATTTACCACAACTCATGCACAGGATAAGTGAATTTTATCGCGGGGTTAATTTCCCGGTCATATGA
- a CDS encoding B12-binding domain-containing radical SAM protein, translated as MNKILLFNPKSAVAKHRIPNSILSIAASVEGKYQWAIVDGNCEADPLAKLESYLETGEYKYIGFTIMPGPQLKQGIPFAKAIKERFPGTVMIWGGYFPSTQPKAVLESGYVDFVINGPGDHAFPSLIDALEKGTPYEFIKNVTYYANGDIIKNPKEDLFEQDPLPPLPYDKLNDFYGIDKWYLGRTYLGERTMAYHSSIGCPFTCSFCAVVPIYEARWKAKSAKNVYNDVKYIHDKWGADAIEFHDNNFFVSEKRTVEFSKLIKPEKMSWWGMARIDTMDKFSDASLAAVREGGCKIIFFGAESGNNLILEQLDKGGTQTGDQIIRFAERLKKFDIIPEYSFVLGTPAPTAKQVEAQIDFEIDFIKRVKAVNPRTEIVLYTYSPVPTEGSALFKQVQEQGFKYPRVLEDWISPAWENFDMRKNPLTPWLTPEMIDKIRNFETVLNGVYPTVTDIRLNDLKRRAIKLVAGVRYKVNMYKYPYEIKLLQRVWKYRQPEISGF; from the coding sequence ATGAATAAGATCCTGTTATTTAATCCCAAAAGTGCGGTTGCAAAACATCGTATACCAAATTCCATATTAAGTATCGCGGCGTCTGTCGAGGGGAAATATCAATGGGCCATTGTGGATGGTAATTGCGAGGCAGATCCCTTAGCCAAATTGGAAAGCTACCTTGAAACAGGCGAATACAAATATATCGGCTTTACGATTATGCCCGGCCCGCAGTTAAAACAGGGCATCCCCTTTGCGAAAGCGATAAAAGAGAGATTCCCGGGGACGGTTATGATATGGGGTGGATATTTTCCATCCACTCAGCCCAAAGCTGTGCTCGAATCAGGGTATGTCGATTTCGTGATCAACGGCCCGGGCGATCATGCTTTTCCGTCATTGATCGATGCATTGGAAAAAGGCACGCCTTATGAGTTTATCAAAAATGTGACCTATTATGCCAATGGGGATATTATCAAAAATCCTAAAGAAGACCTGTTTGAACAGGACCCCCTGCCGCCATTGCCTTATGATAAACTGAACGATTTTTACGGGATAGATAAATGGTACCTCGGCCGTACTTACCTGGGCGAACGCACCATGGCGTACCATTCGAGTATTGGCTGCCCCTTTACCTGTTCATTTTGCGCGGTGGTGCCTATTTATGAGGCGCGCTGGAAAGCTAAATCGGCTAAGAATGTCTATAATGATGTCAAATACATTCACGATAAATGGGGCGCCGACGCGATCGAATTCCATGATAATAACTTCTTTGTGTCTGAAAAGCGCACGGTTGAATTTTCCAAACTGATAAAGCCCGAAAAGATGTCGTGGTGGGGAATGGCCCGTATCGACACGATGGATAAATTCAGCGATGCCTCGCTGGCCGCTGTACGCGAAGGCGGCTGCAAGATCATCTTCTTCGGTGCCGAAAGCGGTAACAATCTTATCCTGGAGCAACTGGACAAAGGAGGCACCCAAACCGGCGACCAGATCATCCGCTTTGCCGAACGTTTAAAAAAATTTGATATTATACCTGAATATTCCTTTGTGCTGGGCACGCCCGCGCCAACCGCAAAGCAGGTAGAGGCCCAGATAGATTTCGAGATAGATTTTATAAAAAGGGTTAAGGCGGTTAACCCGCGCACCGAAATTGTATTGTATACGTATAGCCCTGTACCTACCGAAGGCTCGGCGCTTTTCAAGCAGGTGCAGGAGCAGGGATTCAAATATCCCCGGGTACTGGAGGACTGGATAAGCCCGGCCTGGGAAAATTTTGACATGCGCAAAAATCCGCTTACGCCATGGCTCACCCCGGAAATGATAGATAAGATCAGGAACTTTGAAACAGTTCTTAACGGCGTATATCCGACCGTAACCGATATACGCCTTAACGATCTGAAGCGCCGCGCCATTAAACTGGTGGCCGGTGTGCGCTATAAGGTTAATATGTATAAATATCCGTACGAAATAAAACTGTTGCAGCGGGTATGGAAATACCGGCAGCCGGAAATTTCGGGGTTTTAA
- a CDS encoding nucleotidyltransferase domain-containing protein, whose protein sequence is MSDLRRNILATLAYFDLFSYPLTMDEIYLFLPTKCAVEEFEYACRGLVIDRHVHKFDKFYTLRNDYFLIERREKGNFKAAELIATAKKVGDLLIRFPYVRGIAISGSLSKNFADNDSDIDLFVITAKNRLWIARTVMHLFKKLTFLVKREHYFCMNYYIDEQDLLIHEKNIYTATEIATLIPLNGDTMFEQFFTANTWTREYLPNKYLRIASAKPVKDSLLKKITEFIFNNQAGNALDNLLMRITANRWHKKMLLKRTNNRGIILAMDAGKHYTKPDPVNFQMKLLVSYRNKVSQVLERCERVVVQ, encoded by the coding sequence TTGTCAGACCTCAGGAGAAATATATTAGCCACGCTCGCTTACTTCGACCTGTTCAGTTACCCGCTGACGATGGACGAGATATACCTGTTTTTGCCAACCAAATGCGCGGTTGAAGAATTTGAATACGCCTGCCGCGGCCTGGTTATCGACAGGCACGTACACAAATTCGACAAATTTTATACATTGCGTAACGATTATTTTTTAATCGAGCGGCGCGAAAAAGGCAACTTTAAAGCCGCAGAACTAATTGCCACCGCAAAAAAAGTAGGCGATTTGCTGATCCGATTCCCCTATGTGCGGGGTATCGCTATATCGGGCTCGCTTTCCAAAAACTTTGCCGATAACGATTCGGATATCGACCTGTTCGTCATCACGGCAAAAAACAGGCTCTGGATAGCGCGCACCGTAATGCACCTGTTCAAGAAACTGACCTTCCTGGTAAAAAGGGAGCATTATTTCTGCATGAATTATTATATAGATGAGCAGGATTTGCTTATCCACGAAAAAAATATCTATACAGCCACAGAGATTGCCACATTGATCCCGCTGAACGGCGACACAATGTTTGAGCAATTTTTTACCGCCAACACCTGGACAAGGGAGTATCTGCCTAATAAATACCTCCGCATCGCAAGTGCAAAACCGGTAAAGGATTCGCTGCTTAAAAAAATAACTGAATTCATTTTCAATAACCAGGCGGGCAATGCTTTGGATAATTTGCTGATGCGGATCACTGCAAATCGCTGGCACAAAAAAATGCTTTTAAAGAGAACGAACAACCGGGGTATCATATTGGCAATGGATGCCGGAAAACATTATACTAAACCCGACCCTGTAAATTTTCAAATGAAGCTGTTAGTGAGTTACCGCAACAAAGTGTCGCAAGTATTGGAGCGATGCGAGCGTGTGGTTGTGCAATAA